One Cucumis melo cultivar AY chromosome 8, USDA_Cmelo_AY_1.0, whole genome shotgun sequence genomic window, ACCGAAGTAAAGAGGGACTCATCGACACCATTAACTACTAAAGGCAACAGGAATAGGTGCGCTGTTCCTGGAATTTTATACAATACTAATACTGTGGAGAGCTTCCATGCTCTTGAAAAGCTTAGCTTACTAAAGTCTGAAGCAAAGAAGGTATATTACCTCAAATGATTTTCATATCTTGTTACAGTACACGGGCATTGGCAATTCCAATTTCTTGTTTATAGTAAGATCAGTTTTCCATTGTTCTGACTAGATTTGGGAGGATATTCTCAGCGGAAAAGCTTTAGAGGATAGTTCAGTACTTGCAAGGTTCCTTTTAATCTCATTCGCAGACTTGAAAAAATGGAACTTTCACTATTGGTTTGCTTTCCCTGCTCTTGTTCTTGATCCTCCAGCAACTGTAGTTGAACTGAAATCTGCTTCACAGTGGTTTAACTTGGAAGAGGTATGCTGGATTTTTATCTATATTCTGTTGTTTAAGAGTCGAAGAGATGTTTTGATTTTTCTCTCTAATTTTTGTTTCATTGCTTAGGCTGAATCATTGTCCACAGCTTTCGGTCAGTGGCGCAGCTCAGATCTAACTTCTGGTAGGCTTGCATTCCTTCACTGTTCAGAGTTTACTAAATTACAAGTCAATCTTTGGTTCTTTACAGTCTATTTTGCATCCTACTGCAGACATACCTTTTTTCTTGGTGATTATTGATTCAAATTCTCAAGCTAGCATTAAGCATCTGAGAGATTTTGAAACCTGCCAAAACAATGGGGAAAAGGTCTGTTGGGTTTACAATTCTAGTCAGTGAGGAATCTTTCAAGTCTACTGCAGAGATAGTTTGGTGATTCATAGTGTTATCCAGTCCCATGACCATAAAATTATTAATGAAACTTTCTTATAGCTAGTTTAGTCTTTTTTTTGCAGCTACTTTTTGGCTTTTATGACCCTTGTCATCTTCCAAGTAATCCTGGCTGGCCTCTTCGCAACTTCTTAGCTCTAATCTATTCAAGATGGAATCTGAAGTCAGTTAACTTTTTATGCTATAGAGAGAACCGTGGTTTTGCTGATCTTACTTTATCCCTTGTTGGTAAAGCCCTGATTGATGATCCTAAAGGTACTAGAAGAAATTTGTAACAGCACGAGCTTTTTCTCTACTCGTTTGCAAAGTAGCACGGCTAACtctctgtctctctctctctctctttctacaGGGTTGAGAGATCAATGCTGTATGCCTAATGCGGTTGGATGGGAACTGAATAAAGGGAAGAAATTCTACAAAACTATCAACCTTGCAAAATCGATGGACCCAACTCGGTATATTTTTATGCACCTTGCATTTTGATGGAGGAAGTTGAGGTCCAGTTATTCAGTAATATGTACATTGTTGACAGATTAGCTATATCAGCAGCAGATTTGAATTTGAGACTAATGAGGTGGCGTGCTTTGCCTTCTTTAAACATAAACATCTTGTCTTCTCTCAAGTGTCTCTTGCTAGGGGCAGGTACTCTTGGCTGTCAGGTTGCTCGTATGCTTATGGTGAGTGCCTTCTAGAAAGTTGTGGTTAAGTTTCAATCTATTCCTTAACAAAGGTAACTTGTAGGCATGGGGTGTACGAAAAATTACACTAGTTGACAGTGGAAGGGTAGCTATGTCTAATCCATTGAGGCAATCACTTTACACATTGGAGGACTGCCTTAATGGCGGTGACTTTAAAGCTGAAGCAGCAGTTAAAAGTCTCAATCGAATTTTTCCTGCCATGGTAATATTTGATGCATGAACCCAACACAGAGAAAACTGCCtcattttgtcttttattttatttttttgctttttttttattttaattattaataaaaaataccTAGGAAGCAGAAGGTGTTGTGATTTCCATACCAATGCCTGGGCATCCTGTTCCAGACCATGAAGCAGCCAGCACAATTGATGATTGTAGACGACTTGATGACTTAATTAACTCTCATGATGCAGTTTTCTTGTTGACTGATACTAGGGAAAGTAGGTGGCTTCCTACACTTCTATGTGCCAATGCAAACAAGGTATATTTTTTTCGTACAAGTTGTGTGCATAGGTTTCTCGTACTTGGTGTCTCAATTTAATGTCTGTTTATGATTTGAAGGTTACTATCACCGCAGCTTTGGGGTTTGACAGTTTCTTAGTTATGCGCCATGGAGCTGGTCCTTCTGGTTCCTGCCATGACTCCACATCTCAAACTAATATAGCTAACCTTTCCTTAAATGCTACAAACACCAGGCAGAGATTGGGCTGTTACTTCTGTAATGATGTTGTTGCGCCTATTGATGTAATATATCTAAAGCTCGCGTGATGTATTTTGGTTGATTTATTTGTTTTGTGTTTATTCTCGAGTTACATACTCTTCTTGCAGTCAACTGCCAACCGGACATTGGACCAGCAGTGCACTGTTACTCGCCCAGGGCTTGCTCCCATTGCGTCAGCCATTGCAGTCGAACTTCTTGTTGGAATTTTACATCATCCTGAAGGGTAAGTCCTCTCAGACAGTGGTGATAAAGGCTTGAGATTTCTTTTGTGGTTTGACTACTGAAAAGATGCTTGGGTGTGATAGTTGAAGTGGAGTTAGTGAGGGTTCAAAGTTCAAACTGAGTTTCAAAGGGGCTTGAGCATGTCTTATTGATCTTTACTCTAAACTGTGTAGAATATATGCTGAAGGTGAGCTTTTGAACTCTGGGATTGATGGAGCTTCTGAGCAGCCTCTTGGAATCTTGCCTCATCAAATTCGAGGTTTCCTCTCACAGTTTTCTCAGATGACACTTGTTGGCCGCTCATCAAATAGTTGTACAGCTTGCTCCAGCATGGTAAGTTATGCTGCTCATTTATCCCATATTTCTTATTTGTTCCTTTGCActtaacatttttttatttaaatttcttatttCAATTCGGGTTGAGCATTGACGTTTAACTATCCAACTTCATATTACTTCTAATACTTGATGGTTCAAACAATtttattcattattttattttaatgagTGTTTAATGCAAACGTCCATGTGAGAACTTCTTCAAACAATATCATTGCCCGCCTAAACTCTCCAATCGTACCTATTCAAAGAATTATTGAATTTATCGTAAGATGCAAGGGCTATAACTCAAGTCCTCCTGGAATACAGCCGTGTAGAAACAATGATATCAAATATGTAGAGTGTTTTAAGTTTCTGAACCGCCGAACTGTGCAATATGATCATTCAATAATGGTCTAGAAAAACGGGGAGAGGGTGTAAGCCTAAATCTGTTGGAAGTTTCTTCTCGCATTTTGCCTAACCTGTTTCGTTTTGATGAAGATTTAAGGTTAACCGGTTTATCCTTGAATTTTCTTGGGTTACTTTCCCCTCCTCCTTTTAATCTCAATATACGGTGAATTTCTGCAGGTTGTATCTGAATACCGAAATAGGGGGATGGATTTTATTCTTCAAGCGATTAACCATCCAACTTATCTGGAGGATTTGACCGGACTTACTGAGTTAATGAAATCAACTAGCTCTTTTCAATTGGATTGGGACAATGACACAGATGGTAGTGGTGATGATGATGGATGTATCGAAATTTGATACAAACTTCCACTTTGTATACAACTTGCATCAattcaataacatttttttgtacaTAAATACTGAACAAATGAAATTCCAAATTTGGTATTTGTCTTTCagttttatttggtaggtagtTTGTGAAATCTGGTTGCTTCCAAATGAGTCATTTCTTGGTGGCTGAATACATAATTCTCTCtggtattttatttattatcattTTAAGATATCAAAgatgaaattaatatttaacaTATTACATTAATAAACAGAACAACCCAACAGAACGAAATATCCAATTTTTACAATATCTTTTAGGTGGGATAGTTCTTTTGTCCATAAGGTTGAATTGATTATGAACGTATAATTAAAAAGTAACGTAACTGATATCGCAACTAGCACCAGTGGTCTAGTGGTAGAATAGTACCCTGCCACGGTACAGACCCGGGTTCGATTCCCGGCTGGTGCAAtgctttttttcctttttctgtgGCTTCCTTCAACTATATTTTAATTCCTTTCGACGGTCCTTCGATATCCATTTTCTagatttcaatttcaattccatATGGCTCTTTCTTACAACCAAACATATCGTGCAATTGGCCTAATAATGGGTTTGAATCTTTctattctactttttttttttttttatcaaaatttgaaTTGCAAAGTCAAATTGGCTTTGCTCAAAACACAGAAAGGTTGAAAAGCAATATGAGGACATTTTGTGGAAAACTCGATCGTTCTTGGCCAAGTCTTCAAGTCTTTCTTGTGTTTGGATTAATCAATCGTTAGTGGGGCGTTATGTCTCACTTTCTGTTTCTTTTCATCCATCTGTTGTGCGTTATGAGACAATCGTCCCATTTCTACACTCCCAGTTTTGAATGGGTGAATTACATAAAGTAATGCTCAATTGGTATATGCCATCAATTAGTAGGCTATTGCAAAAATGCATTGATAAAATGATTgagaaattaaaatataaaaatggcAAATATTGCAAGAAATGCATTTATTTACTCTCAAAACTCTAAAATGATCAATAGACAAATCATaatccacttcaaaagaaactcCACTATGTATATAAAAAAGATTACTTCCatacaattttttatttcatttctcaATTACAAAACACATTCTCAAATCCTTTACCCACTCACAAACTTCATAATCTTTTAAGGTAAAATTGCAAAACTACTTCCAACTCAATAATAATTACAATTATACCTTCAAAtttatctaaaatttaaaaacgaaacttatctaattgaataaattaaaatttttatcatTCGTGAATTTTAGTTTTACAACTATCGTAAGCTTGAGAGTCTAATTTTAATGGTTTTAGATGTTTAGAGataaaattgttattattaaaagTTTGATAATATTGCAGCTCCTATCTTAATTTCAAGAATGACTTTTGCAATTGACcaaatttttgtttaaaatgaaTTATGTTAGGAGAGAATTTTTGTATTATGGTATGTACATCTAAAGCAAATATCTTGAGATAttattgtttttcctttttattgagaCTATACCAAATTCTAACTACCCATTACATAGAAATAGAAACTGGAAATTGATCTATATAGTGAACTCCAACACCAAACACTATTAATTTGACATTCTAAAATCAGAcagttttttctctttttttccaaaCATACATTGATTTTGTTATCTGGGttgaaactaaaataatattcGTAGATTAGGTCATTAggtaatttaaatataataataagaataagaagaagaagaagtaaaaacatttataacatGCATGTGTCATCATACAATAAGAAAAAATTGCACCCATTTTAATAGGTTGGTTGTGACTGTGGCACACCTCATAAAAGCACCATATTGCACTTTTCGGCCGTccttttatttcaaaatatcacttattaaggataaacatTACTGTTATAATGTAATTACAACATTATTCGATAAAACTGTCATAATATATCGATAAATATACATAAAAGATTATGTAAGAATACCTTTCACAATTAGAAAAAGATgtttgaatttctaaatctaCCATCAACAGTAAGATTGTATTTCGTGATCATATATTAAAATCTATCTCCAACGATTATTTTAGGTGACGTATACGATTAAATATTTCTTCCTCTTCATATATTTGTTTGGCACCTGGACAACTTAGGAACCCTTCAAATGGGAATTATGCAGAAAAAAGAAGTGGAAATTAAATAAGGTAGTGGAAATATGATGTGGGGATAGGCATTGAAGTTTGCAAGAAAGAAGTGtatttctctcttttctctctATTGCAAGTCCACCCACATTCATACCAAACATTTTAGAGTGGTCAAAATTGGTGATTACAAAGTCAAACATTCTTCCCATTAGTGCCCTAATATCTACAAAAATCCATTATTTGAAGTTCTTTGTACATCTTTTatcattaaaatataataatctCAAAGTGTATTGAAAGCAtgattgaaataaaaaatatgatattCTCTCATCTGTAGACAAAGAGAAACGAGTTATTATTCTTTATATACTTAAGTTTTTTGCTTAGACATTGTATTTTTCAAGCGTCACTCGCTggggtattttttttttaaataaaaacaaagttttcatttttaaaaaaccaaaatttgggTTTCAAATTTCTGGAGGACTTGCATTGTTTCTTTAGGCCGtggttttatttttcaaacttgACAAGTAGAATTTAAAGGAAGTCAAAGGACATTACATTTTAAAATCACACAAAGGTTAGTCCCATGAAAATTTTGgttgttttttcttaaaaaagagTTGGAGGTATTGGTTGACTTATTTGATAGCATATGAGatatatttaaatgaaataagaaaatagaaaatgagAAATACATTTAATGAACAAATAAGAAATGTGGGTGTTAAAGATAGGACGATCTCTTGGTATAGACTTTTGGGATTCATATTTCAGAATTTTGTTCCCATTTTAGCTGTACCCTTACCGACAAAATCTTTTATAACTTATTTAAGAAATTTAATTTACTTATTAACAATTAATATCAAGAGATCTGTTCTGGATGCCTCGATTATTACACTAATTCCTCCCACAAGCACCTCTTATTTTCTTGGTACATCAAAAATGGTTTCTTTAATCACGTCCGATCCACACCCCCACACAATAATTAACTATATATaaaacttacaaaaaaaaaatattattattttttcttttgtcattgTAATTTTTGAAATCTGGTTTTAGTTCTGTAATTTTTGAAAGTAGATTATGACCCTGTTTGCAAAAATTTGACATAAAGTTATGAACAAGGACACATTTTAACAAATTGAATGCAGATTGTGACAATGCAATAATGGAGTAAAGTGGTTTAAAAAATTAACCAAACGGGGAAAAAACGAACCAAAGacaattagttttttttttatttttattattattattatttaaaaatcttAATTTGAAAAGTATAAAAAGAGAGGTACATGAACCaaattaggaaaagaaaaaaagaaggatAAATTAGTATAAGATCTCAATAATTAAGATAATTAGGTGATCTAAATAATAACGAAGAGAATATGTGGGGTTTGTGTTAAGGCTTAAGAGCGGTCTCCTTCGTACGTTATTTCTTTTTggtgttcttttttcttttttggttttatttaatttgaattgaaTGGTTAATTTATTTAGAGGCATGGGATGATATTACTATTGGGTTGGGAGTTGTGAGTGCATGTGCCTAATTGCCTTTTCCCTTCCCTCTGTTTTCTTCAAGAATCATATCTCTCTCTCGAtctctctctcacacacacacacacaattcATCAAACTTccgtttgtttctttctctcaACATGAATCCCATCTCccctcttccttcttcttcttcttcttcttcttcttcttcttctcaaacGCCCATTTGGGTATATTCATACATCAAGCTTCGATTTTTCAATCGAATCCGACGGTTCCTTCGTTCCAAAACGCCTAAGAAGCCATATGTCTCAACCAAGGAATCAATCAATGTTACACCAACTAGTAATGAAGTTATGCAAGTTGCAGATGCTGGTTGGGACTGTAATAGTAGAGTTGAAGGTGGCGCCGGTGTATCTGCGGCGGCGTTGCGGATGACAGTTAAGAAGCTTCACTTTGGGAGCTGGGAAGAGAAGGAGATTGCAGCCGAGATGATTGAGAAAATGTCTAAAGAGGACGTTGAGTTGAAAAAGTTAATGGTGGACCTCCGGGTTGTACCCGCCTTGGTTTCGATGGTGGCATCCGACGCCGTggggcggccggaggtggctgTTAAAGCGTTGCTTGAGCTTGCTAAAGGAAGCTTCGAGTAAGTTATTTAAAatcattaaacaaaaaaaaactgtCCTCTGTTTTACGTATTGCATCCGTCCATCTTTTGAGTAGGAACAACTGTCCCTAATGCTAAATAGAAGTAATTTGATGggaaatttccttttttttttttttttttttgagagtTCTGATTTAGCTTTAAATTTCCTTTAAAGGGTCAGATTTAGTTTCACCATCATATGATatcaaaacaaataaaagtgAAAGTGAAACAGTAGTTTAGGCATGCAGAAGCCAATATTCAAATTGAAAATAGAACTTTACAGAAAGATGTGCAGTGGTTTGGATGTCCTCGATATTCCAAAATTTGAGAAAGGGtatacaaaaataacaaaaagctCTAAGGAATTAATtaagagagagaaagggaaaacaatataaatattaagCATATGGGTCAACTCTATATTCTGGCAAGATGGGCATGTGGTTAGTGCAGTGAAGTTTTGGATCTGTCTTAAttcaaattataaattaaatggTTAGTTACATCATACTAATAAAAaagatttttaattttagtttatttttagtGTGTTTGCGGGTTGGTATTTCATCTGCCCCTAAAGTCTGAGCAGTTCTGGCCAAAAGTCAGCATTTGCCATTTTGGCCCGACTCGAACTTgtgttttttttcaagaatcTTAACCAAAAGTTGGACTTATTTTTCTCTGTCTGTACTATTCTTTAGGAACAAGGCCCTCATGGTGGAGGCAGGAATCTTACACAAACTTCCAAGTAATATCCAAGCCATGGATGAATCAGCAAAACATGACTTTGCAAGATTGCTGTTGTCACTGTCATCTCTGATCAATTCCCATTTCACAATTGCCTTACAGACGAATGAAAGAGGAATCCCCTTCCTTGTGGACATTCTTGATTCAACCTCAAATTTCGAGACCCAAAAATGCTGCCTTGAAACTCTCTATAACATCTCCACAGTGCTAGAAAATGTAGGACCTCTGGTCTCAAATGGTGTGGTGCACATCCTCTTGAAAATGTCCTCATCCAAAGGCCTTTCGGATCGAGCACTCGCAGCATTAGGGAACTTGGTGGTGACTTCACAGGGAAAAAGGGAAATGGAGAGCAGCCAAATGGTCCCGGATAGTCTTATAAAGATTATGACATGGGAGGACAGACCAAAATCTATAGAGTTATCTGCTTATATCTTAATGATGTTAGCACATCAGAGCTCAGAACAGAGAGAGAAGATGGCAAAATCTGGTATTGTCGCCGTGCTTCTTGAAGTGGCATTACTAGGTAGTCCATTAGCTCAAAAGAGGGCCCTAAAGCTATTACAATGGTTTAAGAATGAGAAGCAAGCAAAAATGGATCCACATTCTGGGCCACAGACAGGAAGAATAGTGATTGGGTCGCCTGTAAATCAAAGAGAAGTTCAGGAAGGGAGAAAAATGATGAAGAATTTGGTAAAACAAAGCTTGTATAAGAATATGGAGTTGATTACTGGGCGAGCTAGTGCGGGAGACCCAGCAAAGCTAAAGAACTTGGTTATTAGCACCAGTTCCAAAAGCTTACCTTTCTGATGTTAAATTTCTGTGCTCCACAACTTTTTTTCCCATCAGAAGCACAAAAATACTCTTCAGCAACGACCCTAAGATTGCAGAAGATGGTTAGAATTAGAAGAAAAGCGAGTGTTGTCTGGAGAAGCAAGAAAAGAATTTGCTTGAAGGAGCCTCTCATTTTTGTTGTACAGCTCTGATCACGTGGAAAAATAAATGACCCAAGAATTTTTTGGTTCCATTATTCTTTGTAAGAATTGAGCCGACAAAAACTCGACTTGAGTTTTTAATCTGTTGCTCTTCTTGATGTCAAAAAATTTGGTATTTTTAGGAATTTAGGTAGGTATTTTATGAACACTGCCTATTAAGAAAATCTTTGCGAACGTAGACAAATATTTTCTCTTAAGAATCTTGAGAAGtagaaatatattttctcttaaAGAATCTTGAGAACCCTTCGGAAAgagtttcttttattttttatgaaacaatttgtcaattttcattgagaaagaatgaaagaagtAGATGGGTTTGCTTTTACCCAGCTATAAAATTATTGATAGCTTGTGAAGTTTCTTTCTGCAGTGAATATTAACAATTACAAACAGATACCAATTCTACTTACTCAAGTTTATGTATCTTATTCTTcgaaattcaaattcaaatggTTCACAAATCAGAGCATAACTTAGATAATAGAAGTGTAAACAGATTGGATTGGGTTGTGAGACATTCTCAATCCAATCCATATTTTTGGATTGGTTGGGttgtatattattattattatttctaaattttaaagtttGTAAATGGAAACCATCAACTATAAATCGAATATGTTTTGTATCAGATCGattgtttaacttttattaataaataaataataataaaatatatattatatatatttatttatatttatatttattatattaattcgaATTGGATTGAGTTGAACTAaatttttcaaccctccaaACCGCAACCAGAAAAAAATCGATTGGGTAGTCGGGTTATCGGATTGCTAGGATTTCATCTCCTCCATATTTCTCTCTCGTTAAACTTTCAATCTCCAAATTTGTAAAtcaaaacttattaaaataaaaacctaAGACATAACTTAAGATATATATTTGAGCTCCAAAAACTCACCGCATTATTACCTACAccttcaattcaattgacattATGATATTATTTTCTAAAGTGGTAACAGTTTTCATCCATCTCAAATGAATCAAATGGCAAAGCCAAACGTCTCTTTAAAATTTTAGGAAAGAAAAAATGATGATGAAATTGTCGTTTCGTCCTTTTTGGATACTCACTGCCAAGGCTTTCTCTTGAACCATTTTCTCTCTCAACCCGTTTTATGAAGTTTGTTTAGTAATAGTAGAAAGCAACTTCAGGATTTTACTTCTAACTTTACTTCTACTTCCAACTTCTTGCAATCAGGTTCatgggttttttttcttcttcctctattGCTGTCCATCTAAATTTAGCTTATTGGTTTACGTTGGAACCTTTTAATCACTTCAAGTTTTGGACATCAGTTTTAATCTCCTTCATCTAAACATGAGGCAAAACTCTAATGGCTTGGACTGGTTTGTTAATGTCTTCAACAAGATGGAGGGCAGGTGCTTGGAGATGTGTGATGTCTTGGAGAAGGTAAATGTAAAACTACTATGTCTTGTTCACTTCATATAGTTCCACAATTTCCCTACTCTGACTAGCAGTGACGTTCTTAAAAATTGGTAGTTCAACTTCACATTCTTGAAACAGGAATTGTTGAAGTATGCAAAAGGGCAACCAAATTCAGTTGGTAGTGAAGATCACTTCCAACAGCCACACTTGGGTCTTGGAGAAGATCAGTCTCCTGAGAAGGAACATAGGGCAAATCAAGATGCACCTTCTGCGGGTGCTCTTAGTAAAGCTACAAATAATTCTGattgaaatttatgaaatggGTCTCACTCTTGGTTTTCTGCACCAGCTATCCCTCTGGTTgcattattattttctaaattaatagTACATTgcaaataaaggaaaaaaataattcaaGTCCATAGAAGGTTAGGAGACGTGGATGTTTCACAATTAAATTAGGCTTAAGATGCAACAAATGGCACCATTTACTTCTTTTGCAAATTGGAAGGTGAAATTTCCAGTGAAAAGATGCAATTATTGTTATTGGGCTATGGTGTGATTAGTTTCGTATAAAATATTTTGAACCATACAAGAAAAATTGCCATAGAATCCGGGTGAATTGGACCAAGGATTATCTTAGTTATTGGTATGGTGTGATTGGTTTTGTATAAAGTTTGCTTCCGCTTGTGCAAAGATAGCACCGAGGCAACATCTTCCGCACATCATGTGCATGTTGCCTTGCTGCACGGCCTTGTGTGTGTGGCCAATACCCTTGCTCTTGCATTTTCTATGTTTTCTTTTcgagaaaaaacaaaaacaaaatgggAGACGGttcctaaaaaaaaattgaagccACAAAACTTCTAGAAAATGTTTCCGGATACACCTTTTAGAAGAGAGAtttgcaaatatatatatatatatacatacacataaATATACATATGTTCTGGAAAGTTTTtctagaagaaaagaagaaaagatgaaGATAAAAAAAAGCTTGACACAATTTTTTGTAAGGAGCTTTCTAAAGCTTGTgcaaagaaaatatttgaaagagaTCAAAACTGCAAGAGAAAAATTTTAGAGAATGTTTTGGAAAGAGATTTAGAAGTCCTTTAAGCTTTTTGCAAAAACGAAATTGAAGAGAAGTTTAAGGAATGGTTTTCAAAAGTTTTACTTGATATTTTTGCAAAATCAAAATTGAAGAGGAAACTCTggaatttatcttttaaaatagtTTGTAAATAAAATTTGAAGTGAAAAAAGTTTGGAAAGGTTTTTTGTTTAAAGAGAGTTATAGGCAGAGATAAAAGTTTGAGAAAATATTATGGAAAGAGATGTTGAAAGTTTTCTTTAAATCCATAAATAAACCAGAAAAAGTCtgcaaaaacaaatttgaagatAGAAAAGTTTCAAAGCAAAGAAAAACGGACAGAAAAAAAGATGTGagaaaaatgttttgaaaaatattttgtaaagAGTTTGTAAATATAACTTGCAGTGAGTCTTTGAAAAAATCTTCTGGAATGACTTTTTATAAAAATGTACTGTCATTATATGATTAGTAAGCCGGGAAAAAGATAGTGCAGACCTTCACAGAAAAGAACATCATTATGTGATCACATTAAATAAACAGTTGCGTAGTACTTCATCCTCCTAAAACCGCAATTACTCAGACAGTAACAAACCACCCCTTAATAAACTGGAA contains:
- the LOC103484450 gene encoding U-box domain-containing protein 7, whose protein sequence is MNPISPLPSSSSSSSSSSSQTPIWVYSYIKLRFFNRIRRFLRSKTPKKPYVSTKESINVTPTSNEVMQVADAGWDCNSRVEGGAGVSAAALRMTVKKLHFGSWEEKEIAAEMIEKMSKEDVELKKLMVDLRVVPALVSMVASDAVGRPEVAVKALLELAKGSFENKALMVEAGILHKLPSNIQAMDESAKHDFARLLLSLSSLINSHFTIALQTNERGIPFLVDILDSTSNFETQKCCLETLYNISTVLENVGPLVSNGVVHILLKMSSSKGLSDRALAALGNLVVTSQGKREMESSQMVPDSLIKIMTWEDRPKSIELSAYILMMLAHQSSEQREKMAKSGIVAVLLEVALLGSPLAQKRALKLLQWFKNEKQAKMDPHSGPQTGRIVIGSPVNQREVQEGRKMMKNLVKQSLYKNMELITGRASAGDPAKLKNLVISTSSKSLPF
- the LOC103484451 gene encoding ubiquitin-like modifier-activating enzyme atg7, which produces MAANDKGSILQFAPFQSAVDEGFWHRLSSLKLNQLGIDDSPIPITGFFAPCSHSQVSNHLTLLSESLPTEVKRDSSTPLTTKGNRNRCAVPGILYNTNTVESFHALEKLSLLKSEAKKIWEDILSGKALEDSSVLARFLLISFADLKKWNFHYWFAFPALVLDPPATVVELKSASQWFNLEEAESLSTAFGQWRSSDLTSDIPFFLVIIDSNSQASIKHLRDFETCQNNGEKLLFGFYDPCHLPSNPGWPLRNFLALIYSRWNLKSVNFLCYRENRGFADLTLSLVGKALIDDPKGLRDQCCMPNAVGWELNKGKKFYKTINLAKSMDPTRLAISAADLNLRLMRWRALPSLNINILSSLKCLLLGAGTLGCQVARMLMAWGVRKITLVDSGRVAMSNPLRQSLYTLEDCLNGGDFKAEAAVKSLNRIFPAMEAEGVVISIPMPGHPVPDHEAASTIDDCRRLDDLINSHDAVFLLTDTRESRWLPTLLCANANKVTITAALGFDSFLVMRHGAGPSGSCHDSTSQTNIANLSLNATNTRQRLGCYFCNDVVAPIDSTANRTLDQQCTVTRPGLAPIASAIAVELLVGILHHPEGIYAEGELLNSGIDGASEQPLGILPHQIRGFLSQFSQMTLVGRSSNSCTACSSMVVSEYRNRGMDFILQAINHPTYLEDLTGLTELMKSTSSFQLDWDNDTDGSGDDDGCIEI